In the genome of Sphingomonas naphthae, one region contains:
- a CDS encoding isocitrate lyase/PEP mutase family protein, producing MTDFVGLADLLKRENPLLLPVAHDALSARMIERAGFAAAAIGGFGVIGCRTGLPDLGLASFGEISAAVRDIAGATRLPLIVDADDGYGDVKNVVRTVRVYEDMGVSAIVLEDQVSPKKCGHAAVTREVVPVATAEAKLAAAIEARRNPDFAIVARTDARLVEGLDAAIERGRRYIDKGADALFVEAPTSIGELETIGAAFDVPLIVNAAERGKTPVLSPETYRDMGFSIILYPATLLLRMIGTFERTLAALRTGKFAEEGELPTFATLTNIMGMDEWMEIDRRHG from the coding sequence ATGACGGATTTTGTTGGCCTCGCGGACCTGCTCAAGCGGGAAAATCCACTGCTGCTGCCGGTGGCGCACGATGCGCTGTCGGCCCGCATGATCGAGCGTGCGGGTTTCGCCGCCGCCGCGATCGGCGGCTTCGGCGTGATCGGGTGCCGTACCGGCCTGCCCGATCTCGGCCTCGCCAGTTTTGGCGAGATCAGTGCGGCCGTACGCGACATCGCTGGCGCGACACGCTTGCCGCTGATCGTCGATGCCGACGATGGCTATGGCGACGTCAAGAACGTCGTCCGCACGGTCCGGGTCTATGAGGATATGGGGGTCAGCGCGATCGTGCTGGAGGATCAGGTCAGCCCCAAGAAGTGCGGCCACGCGGCGGTGACCCGTGAGGTCGTGCCGGTGGCGACCGCCGAAGCGAAACTCGCCGCCGCGATCGAAGCCCGGCGCAACCCCGATTTCGCGATCGTTGCAAGGACGGACGCACGGCTCGTGGAGGGGCTGGACGCGGCGATCGAACGCGGCCGCCGCTACATCGATAAGGGTGCCGATGCCTTGTTCGTAGAGGCGCCGACGTCGATCGGGGAACTGGAGACGATCGGCGCCGCATTCGATGTACCGCTGATCGTCAACGCCGCCGAACGCGGCAAGACGCCGGTGCTGTCCCCCGAAACCTATCGCGACATGGGCTTCTCCATCATCCTCTATCCCGCGACGCTTCTCCTCCGCATGATTGGCACGTTCGAGCGTACCCTCGCGGCTCTCCGCACCGGAAAATTCGCCGAGGAGGGCGAATTGCCGACCTTTGCCACGCTCACCAACATCATGGGCATGGATGAATGGATGGAGATCGACCGTCGCCATGGCTGA
- a CDS encoding SDR family NAD(P)-dependent oxidoreductase encodes MADAGTRRALIMAGAGGIGAVLAECSIAAGYDVTVTDRDSAVGEALAARIGCCFLLCDLADEAAIDRVVATTGAVNLLVNNGGISGPTAPVQALDPQMWRALLDVNLTAPFLACRAMIPLMLAAGQGGSVVNMSSVAARIGYRNRAAYAASKAGVLGLTAALAREVGRHGIRVNAILPATTRGKRIDQVLRDYAAATALSPEEARDRFLGRHATGALVEPEDIADMILFLAGPAGRSITGQFIGIDGGFE; translated from the coding sequence ATGGCTGATGCCGGGACTCGTCGCGCGCTTATCATGGCGGGCGCGGGGGGGATCGGCGCGGTGCTTGCCGAATGTTCGATCGCTGCCGGCTATGACGTGACGGTGACCGATCGCGACTCCGCTGTCGGCGAGGCACTCGCGGCGCGGATCGGCTGTTGTTTTCTGCTCTGCGATCTTGCCGATGAGGCCGCGATCGATCGGGTGGTGGCGACGACGGGCGCGGTGAACCTGCTCGTCAACAATGGCGGCATTTCCGGGCCGACCGCGCCCGTCCAAGCCCTGGATCCGCAGATGTGGCGGGCCTTGCTCGACGTGAACCTGACCGCGCCATTCTTGGCTTGTCGCGCGATGATACCGCTGATGCTGGCGGCGGGGCAGGGGGGCTCCGTCGTCAACATGTCTTCGGTCGCGGCGCGTATCGGCTATCGCAACCGAGCCGCTTACGCCGCCTCCAAGGCCGGCGTGCTGGGGCTGACGGCGGCGCTGGCGCGCGAAGTCGGGCGGCACGGCATCCGCGTGAACGCGATCCTGCCCGCAACAACGCGCGGTAAGCGGATCGATCAGGTTCTGCGCGATTATGCGGCCGCCACCGCTCTTTCTCCAGAGGAGGCGCGCGACCGGTTCCTCGGTCGCCATGCGACCGGTGCGCTGGTCGAACCCGAAGATATCGCCGACATGATCCTGTTCCTCGCGGGACCCGCCGGTCGATCGATCACCGGCCAGTTCATCGGCATCGATGGCGGCTTCGAATGA
- a CDS encoding 2-hydroxyacid dehydrogenase, translated as MTILQTTPLPSPQQPSDLLGDAVPILDQLDDPCVWLRAQGGDVECLITHSMRGAPAALLNSLPNLKLIANFGAGIDLIDVEAARRGQVAITASGDVLTHDVADMALWQILTLLRGNAHADAFVRAGDWTGGPLPLGRSARGRRIGILGFGRIGQAIALRAEAIGMIVGYHSRSAVLWSELRHEADPLALARWADVVVVALPGGAKTEAFVDAAFLDALGPEGMLVNIARGSVIDERALIAALRDRRLGAAALDVFRGEPALDPDLLEAPNLLLTPHIGSATRDARVAMLEHVVANVRAFRSGMPLAGRIL; from the coding sequence ATGACGATTTTGCAGACGACCCCGCTCCCGTCGCCGCAGCAGCCAAGTGATCTGCTCGGCGACGCGGTTCCGATCCTCGATCAGCTCGACGATCCCTGCGTTTGGCTTCGCGCGCAAGGCGGCGACGTGGAGTGCCTAATCACCCATTCGATGCGTGGGGCGCCGGCGGCGCTACTGAACTCTCTGCCAAACTTGAAGCTGATCGCCAATTTCGGCGCCGGGATCGACCTGATCGACGTTGAAGCCGCACGGCGAGGGCAGGTCGCGATCACCGCTTCGGGCGATGTCCTCACCCACGATGTCGCGGATATGGCGCTCTGGCAGATACTGACTCTTCTCAGGGGCAATGCCCACGCCGATGCCTTCGTCCGCGCCGGCGACTGGACCGGCGGACCGCTCCCGCTCGGCCGATCGGCGCGAGGGCGCCGGATCGGCATTCTGGGCTTCGGGCGGATCGGACAGGCGATCGCGCTGCGGGCGGAGGCGATCGGCATGATCGTCGGTTACCACAGCCGCAGCGCAGTCCTATGGTCGGAATTACGGCACGAAGCCGATCCCTTGGCGCTCGCGCGCTGGGCCGACGTCGTGGTTGTCGCGCTTCCCGGTGGGGCGAAAACGGAGGCGTTCGTCGATGCCGCCTTCCTTGACGCGCTCGGGCCGGAGGGGATGCTCGTCAACATCGCGCGGGGCAGCGTGATCGATGAGCGGGCGCTGATTGCCGCCTTACGTGACCGCCGATTAGGCGCGGCGGCGCTCGATGTGTTTCGCGGCGAGCCGGCGCTCGACCCCGACCTGCTCGAAGCGCCCAATCTCTTGTTAACGCCCCATATCGGTTCGGCAACGCGCGATGCCCGTGTCGCGATGTTGGAACATGTCGTCGCGAACGTCCGCGCCTTTCGCTCCGGCATGCCACTAGCCGGCCGCATCCTTTAG
- the ilvD gene encoding dihydroxy-acid dehydratase, whose product MTRPPYRSATITDGIIRTTTRSFLYGLGQDDEDIARPHIGVIHTGGEMSPCNLTLQAQAQHAKTGVYAHGGTPHECPVVSVSDGLSVAHSGMRFSLISRELIADSVEATVRGHQWDGIFGIGGCDKNIPGILMGMARCNVPSVFLYGGSALPGRRHGRDVNIVDTYEMIGKVLAGAEPVEELEAVARACLPTAGSCAGQYTANTMGMVSEALGMALLGSSMVPAVFSERAPLARRSARVLMAAVTGDGPLPRDIITRRSIENACALVAATGGSTNAALHLPAIAHECGFIFTMDDVAAVFARTPLIADLKPGGRFLARDVFYVGGAPVILRSLLDGGHLHGDCLTVTGRSIGEELTQAPLPDGEVVRAVADAIAPTGGVVVLKGSLAPDGALLKVAGLRKLEHRGPARVFESEEHCLEAIKAMAYDPGDVIVIRNEGPRGGPGMREMLGITALIYGQGRGETVALVTDGRFSGATRGLCIGYVCPEAADSGPIALVRDGDMIAIDARAGELVLDVDLSAQEMAARRAALPSAHLERLGGLLEKYRGSVGPAHLGAVTHSGGVVWSRDQ is encoded by the coding sequence ATGACGCGGCCCCCTTATCGTTCGGCAACCATCACCGACGGCATCATACGCACCACGACCCGCAGCTTCCTCTACGGTCTCGGCCAGGACGATGAGGACATCGCTCGCCCGCATATTGGCGTGATCCATACCGGCGGAGAGATGAGTCCGTGCAATCTCACGCTTCAGGCGCAGGCGCAGCATGCCAAGACCGGGGTCTACGCTCATGGCGGCACGCCGCACGAATGTCCCGTAGTCTCGGTTTCGGACGGCCTGTCGGTGGCGCATTCGGGCATGCGCTTCTCGCTGATTTCCCGCGAACTGATCGCCGACAGCGTGGAAGCGACCGTGCGTGGCCACCAATGGGACGGCATTTTTGGCATCGGCGGTTGCGACAAGAATATTCCCGGCATCCTCATGGGCATGGCGCGCTGCAACGTGCCTTCGGTGTTTCTCTATGGCGGATCGGCGCTGCCCGGCCGACGCCATGGCCGCGACGTCAACATCGTCGATACCTATGAGATGATCGGCAAGGTTCTGGCCGGCGCGGAGCCGGTCGAGGAATTGGAGGCGGTGGCGCGAGCCTGCCTGCCGACCGCCGGCTCCTGCGCCGGCCAATATACCGCCAACACCATGGGTATGGTCTCGGAGGCGCTCGGCATGGCGCTCCTCGGCTCCTCGATGGTTCCGGCGGTCTTTTCCGAACGGGCGCCTCTCGCGCGCCGCAGTGCGCGTGTCCTGATGGCGGCGGTGACAGGGGATGGGCCGCTACCGCGCGACATCATCACGCGGCGCTCCATCGAAAACGCATGCGCACTGGTTGCGGCCACCGGGGGATCGACCAATGCAGCCCTGCATCTTCCGGCGATCGCCCATGAATGCGGCTTCATCTTCACGATGGACGACGTTGCCGCGGTATTCGCGCGCACGCCGCTGATCGCCGATCTCAAGCCGGGCGGGCGGTTCCTGGCGAGAGATGTCTTCTACGTGGGCGGCGCTCCAGTGATCCTGCGCTCCTTGCTTGACGGCGGCCACCTCCATGGCGACTGCCTGACGGTGACGGGGCGCTCGATTGGGGAAGAACTGACACAGGCGCCGCTGCCTGATGGCGAAGTGGTGCGGGCCGTGGCCGATGCGATCGCGCCGACCGGAGGCGTCGTCGTCCTGAAGGGCAGCCTTGCTCCTGATGGCGCACTATTGAAGGTCGCCGGCTTGCGCAAACTGGAGCATCGTGGCCCGGCGCGCGTGTTCGAATCGGAAGAGCATTGCCTGGAGGCGATCAAGGCCATGGCTTACGATCCCGGCGACGTGATCGTGATCCGCAACGAGGGGCCGCGTGGTGGGCCGGGCATGCGCGAGATGCTGGGCATCACGGCCCTGATCTACGGGCAGGGACGGGGCGAGACCGTCGCCCTCGTCACCGACGGCCGTTTCTCGGGTGCCACGCGCGGCCTGTGTATCGGCTATGTCTGCCCCGAAGCGGCGGACAGTGGCCCCATCGCACTGGTGCGTGACGGGGACATGATCGCGATCGATGCGCGTGCCGGCGAACTCGTCCTGGATGTCGATCTTTCGGCCCAGGAGATGGCGGCACGCCGGGCAGCGCTACCGTCGGCTCACCTTGAACGGCTGGGCGGACTACTCGAGAAATACCGTGGCTCTGTCGGGCCGGCGCATCTAGGCGCGGTTACCCATTCGGGTGGGGTGGTCTGGTCACGCGATCAATGA
- a CDS encoding NAD(P)-dependent oxidoreductase, whose product MNRLGFVGLGDMGAAMAGRLLELHPLRVWDRTKTRSNALAAHGAVTCDTPARLAAACDLVGLCLTSDDAVDAVLFGDDGLLADRSSHGLTIVNLSTGSSEYAREVASRTAGLGVAWVEAPVSGGPEAARDRQLTMFIGDTIDAVSSAEPLLAALSANRTRLGGAGSSQAAKLCNQIIVAASLKAIAKTIAIARAAGVDVACLPAALRGGFADSRPLQLFGPRMAAHRFYPRSGSIALMAKDAAFAAGMAAAIGVEAPMLRETRHSLDRAVAHPEVSPDDDLSALLRLFDRTDRDD is encoded by the coding sequence ATGAATCGGCTCGGCTTCGTCGGGCTGGGCGATATGGGCGCCGCGATGGCCGGCCGATTACTGGAACTGCATCCGCTCCGCGTCTGGGACCGCACGAAGACGCGGAGCAACGCCCTCGCCGCGCACGGAGCGGTCACCTGCGATACTCCCGCTCGGTTGGCAGCCGCCTGCGACTTGGTTGGCCTCTGCCTGACCAGTGACGATGCGGTCGATGCGGTGCTGTTCGGCGATGACGGATTGCTCGCGGATCGATCCAGTCATGGCCTTACCATCGTCAATCTGTCGACCGGATCGTCCGAATACGCTCGCGAGGTCGCATCGCGAACGGCGGGGCTCGGTGTTGCATGGGTCGAGGCGCCGGTATCCGGTGGCCCCGAGGCGGCGCGCGACCGCCAGTTGACGATGTTCATCGGCGATACGATCGATGCGGTATCGAGCGCTGAGCCTCTCCTGGCGGCATTGTCCGCGAACCGAACCCGTCTCGGTGGTGCCGGTTCCAGTCAGGCCGCCAAGCTCTGCAACCAGATCATCGTCGCCGCTAGCTTGAAGGCGATTGCCAAGACGATAGCGATCGCACGAGCGGCCGGCGTCGATGTCGCGTGTCTGCCTGCGGCGTTGCGTGGCGGTTTTGCCGATTCCCGGCCGCTGCAATTGTTCGGGCCAAGGATGGCAGCGCATCGATTTTATCCCCGGTCGGGCTCAATCGCGCTGATGGCGAAAGATGCGGCGTTTGCGGCGGGCATGGCGGCGGCCATCGGCGTGGAGGCGCCGATGCTCCGGGAAACAAGGCATTCGCTCGATCGGGCGGTCGCACATCCCGAAGTGTCGCCGGACGACGATCTGTCAGCGCTGCTCCGGCTGTTCGACCGCACCGACCGTGACGATTGA
- a CDS encoding GntR family transcriptional regulator produces the protein MIEPDTGTRGEAVAAWIRERIVNGALLPGAHLQEQAIGNLTGTSRTPVREALKLLQREQLVIYSPNRGYVVRRFSLKDILDAFDVRATLEGMVCRLVAEKGLSAEADARLTEIMSEMHAVAFGTIWGERESFRWFDLNFLFHRLLIEQADNPMLGGVIIQTQRLPLIFDTNQRLQSASQVSRLFGEADTQRSYRDHLAIVAAIRARDVDGSEQLMRKHILSSRETMQRNFSKAYPGGQTYDP, from the coding sequence ATGATAGAGCCCGATACGGGGACGCGGGGAGAAGCGGTCGCAGCATGGATCCGTGAGCGGATCGTGAATGGTGCGTTGTTGCCGGGTGCCCATTTGCAGGAGCAGGCGATCGGTAATCTCACCGGTACATCACGGACTCCGGTGCGCGAGGCGCTTAAACTCCTCCAGCGGGAGCAACTGGTCATTTACTCGCCCAATCGCGGGTATGTGGTCCGTCGTTTCAGCCTGAAGGATATCTTGGACGCCTTCGACGTTCGCGCTACACTGGAGGGAATGGTTTGCCGTCTCGTCGCCGAGAAGGGGCTGAGCGCCGAAGCAGATGCGCGTCTGACCGAAATCATGAGCGAGATGCATGCTGTGGCTTTTGGTACGATCTGGGGCGAGCGCGAAAGCTTCCGCTGGTTTGATCTTAACTTCTTGTTCCACAGACTCCTGATCGAGCAGGCCGACAATCCAATGTTGGGTGGTGTCATCATTCAGACCCAGCGCCTACCGCTGATCTTCGACACCAATCAACGCCTCCAGAGCGCATCTCAAGTCAGCCGCTTGTTCGGCGAGGCCGATACCCAGCGATCCTATCGCGACCATCTGGCGATCGTCGCCGCTATCCGCGCGCGGGATGTGGACGGCTCCGAACAACTGATGCGAAAGCACATTCTTTCGAGCCGCGAGACCATGCAGCGCAATTTTAGCAAGGCTTATCCTGGTGGCCAGACCTATGATCCGTAA
- a CDS encoding alpha-hydroxy acid oxidase, with amino-acid sequence MTVAADDLFHLDEFEAQAKRLMSTAARDMANEGAGQGAGVRANRRAWHEWGLRSRVLRDVSRCDPSTTVMQTKLSFPAMIAPSGLHGLVHPDAELATARAAAAAGTVMVLSMNSSLPVEDVGKAGADLWFQLYCGQERAFVADVMARAAAAGCKAFCLTVDMPVRPWVLGPMRAALAAVGHIHPAHGHPRSGHLAPGDRWDHDARLTWRDIEWLRAQSALPLVIKGIMTPEDAVLAADHGADAIIVSNHGGRLLEEGFATAEVLPAIAGSLDGRIEILVDGGIRTGADIAKALALGARATLIGRPALWGLAVSGSAGVQRVLALLRGEFESIMGMIGAQTPNAIDRSTIAHRKSLCCQNECIGYWRLAGVCQTHMATPTDG; translated from the coding sequence ATGACTGTCGCTGCGGACGATCTGTTCCACCTCGACGAATTCGAAGCACAGGCCAAGAGGCTGATGTCCACCGCGGCGCGTGACATGGCCAATGAGGGCGCGGGCCAAGGAGCCGGTGTGCGCGCCAATCGCCGGGCGTGGCATGAATGGGGACTGCGGTCGCGCGTGCTGCGTGATGTCAGCCGATGCGATCCATCGACGACGGTTATGCAGACGAAACTCTCATTCCCGGCGATGATCGCACCGTCCGGCCTGCACGGCCTCGTCCATCCCGACGCGGAATTGGCGACCGCGCGCGCCGCCGCAGCCGCCGGCACGGTGATGGTGCTGAGCATGAACAGCAGCCTGCCGGTGGAAGATGTCGGCAAGGCCGGCGCCGACCTCTGGTTCCAGCTGTACTGCGGACAGGAACGGGCCTTCGTCGCGGATGTTATGGCGCGCGCCGCGGCGGCCGGGTGCAAGGCATTCTGCCTGACGGTAGACATGCCCGTGCGCCCCTGGGTTCTCGGCCCGATGCGCGCGGCGCTGGCGGCGGTTGGGCATATCCATCCGGCACATGGCCATCCCCGCAGCGGACATCTCGCGCCCGGCGATCGGTGGGATCATGATGCGCGACTGACATGGCGCGACATCGAATGGCTACGGGCGCAAAGTGCGCTGCCTCTCGTCATCAAGGGCATCATGACGCCAGAGGATGCCGTGCTGGCTGCCGATCATGGCGCCGATGCGATCATCGTCTCCAACCACGGCGGGCGGCTGCTGGAAGAGGGGTTCGCCACGGCGGAGGTGCTACCGGCGATCGCCGGTAGTCTGGACGGGCGGATCGAAATTCTCGTCGACGGCGGCATCCGAACGGGCGCGGACATCGCCAAGGCGCTGGCACTGGGCGCGAGAGCGACATTGATCGGACGGCCGGCGCTCTGGGGTTTGGCGGTAAGCGGCAGCGCAGGGGTTCAGCGCGTGCTAGCATTGCTCCGTGGGGAGTTTGAATCGATCATGGGTATGATTGGCGCACAAACACCGAATGCAATCGATCGATCAACGATTGCACACCGTAAGAGCTTGTGCTGTCAAAACGAATGTATCGGATATTGGCGGCTGGCAGGGGTTTGTCAGACCCACATGGCAACGCCGACTGACGGATGA
- a CDS encoding IclR family transcriptional regulator: MLSPGTSDGFIAWKAASPGAQSINRAAAVLRVLAVHGSQGASIADVAAATGLAASTTHRLLVALVDERLAERARGSRRYRLGMEIVALGAAAGPNHDLRSLAKGSLVRICDQLGHGAHLLVRSGYDGLCIDQRVPDGHAPTIGHVGSRAPLGVGAAGLALLAFLNSHEIEEVMAHNRDRLQAHPTFAPDCLKAALASIRRQGYATATLGHAPRMFGLAVPILDSARRLLASIGITTISGARLSGAEVTPLARILTDEAWTISRAYEARYHAESGAKWWNAPHERADADMTGASR, translated from the coding sequence ATGCTTAGCCCCGGCACGTCCGATGGGTTCATCGCTTGGAAGGCGGCCTCTCCCGGCGCGCAGTCCATCAATCGCGCGGCAGCGGTACTGCGCGTGCTGGCGGTGCATGGCAGCCAAGGCGCAAGCATCGCCGACGTCGCCGCCGCGACCGGACTGGCGGCATCGACGACACACCGATTGCTGGTCGCCTTGGTCGACGAGCGGCTTGCGGAGCGCGCGCGAGGATCGCGCCGCTATCGGCTCGGAATGGAAATCGTGGCGCTGGGCGCCGCCGCTGGCCCCAACCATGACCTGCGCAGTTTGGCCAAGGGCTCGCTGGTGCGGATCTGCGACCAACTCGGGCACGGTGCCCATTTGCTCGTGCGCTCGGGCTATGATGGGCTGTGCATCGATCAGCGTGTGCCGGATGGCCATGCCCCGACGATCGGCCATGTCGGCTCGCGCGCGCCGTTGGGCGTCGGCGCGGCGGGACTGGCGCTCCTCGCCTTCCTCAATTCGCACGAGATCGAAGAAGTGATGGCCCACAATCGCGATCGACTTCAGGCGCACCCGACGTTCGCGCCGGACTGCCTGAAGGCGGCGCTCGCCTCGATCCGTCGGCAAGGTTATGCGACGGCCACGCTCGGCCACGCTCCCCGGATGTTTGGCCTGGCGGTACCGATCTTGGACAGTGCGCGTCGCCTGCTCGCGTCGATCGGCATCACCACGATCAGCGGCGCGCGGCTCTCCGGCGCAGAGGTCACGCCGCTGGCGCGCATCCTGACCGACGAAGCCTGGACGATCAGCCGCGCTTATGAAGCCCGATACCATGCGGAGAGCGGCGCGAAGTGGTGGAATGCCCCGCATGAACGCGCCGATGCCGATATGACCGGAGCTTCGCGATGA
- a CDS encoding isopenicillin N synthase family dioxygenase, with translation MASEPTIDTAQHHWPRAGLEEIPVLDLGDYLAGKAGAAEQLGAGLRDAQERIGFFYIHNHGVPQDLIDRMFAETSRFHAQPLDRKTSIKIDEQQTGYAPMQSSEIKYGDAVVDGRHKPDLSEALWLRRDIPDDDPELLAGRRFRRNKWPEGLPGFRDTVGEYMVAMEQLGRRMLPLYALALDLPADYFAPFFVRADIPCRFGHYPAHLGGPDHFGAAPHTDAGFMTLLPQAKEAGLEIFTRSKRWIPAPVRPGDILVNGGNCLVRFTNGRFLATPHRVVGGLPRDRYSIPLFYNPAFDAVVAPVPTCARADGSAGFAPIRYEDYIAGYLASVYAHQARAAAREQSAQHA, from the coding sequence ATGGCGAGCGAGCCGACGATTGATACCGCGCAGCATCACTGGCCGAGAGCCGGACTGGAAGAAATTCCGGTACTCGATCTCGGCGATTATCTTGCCGGCAAGGCCGGCGCTGCGGAGCAGCTTGGCGCGGGTCTGCGCGATGCCCAGGAGCGGATCGGTTTCTTTTACATTCACAACCACGGCGTGCCGCAAGATCTGATCGACCGCATGTTCGCGGAGACGTCTCGTTTCCACGCGCAGCCGCTTGATCGCAAAACGAGCATAAAGATCGATGAGCAGCAAACCGGCTATGCGCCGATGCAGAGCAGCGAGATCAAATATGGCGATGCGGTCGTCGATGGTCGCCATAAGCCCGATCTCAGCGAGGCGCTGTGGCTACGACGGGACATCCCCGATGACGATCCCGAACTGCTCGCGGGCCGCCGTTTCCGGCGCAACAAGTGGCCGGAAGGACTCCCCGGATTTCGGGACACCGTCGGCGAGTATATGGTGGCCATGGAGCAATTGGGTAGGCGGATGCTGCCGCTATATGCCTTGGCGCTCGATTTGCCGGCCGATTATTTCGCTCCGTTCTTCGTCCGAGCCGACATTCCCTGCCGCTTCGGCCATTATCCCGCGCACCTCGGTGGTCCGGATCACTTTGGCGCCGCGCCACATACCGACGCCGGCTTCATGACCCTTCTCCCGCAGGCCAAAGAGGCGGGCCTCGAGATCTTCACCCGATCGAAACGGTGGATTCCCGCGCCGGTACGGCCCGGCGATATACTGGTGAACGGCGGGAATTGCCTCGTGCGTTTCACCAACGGACGTTTCCTCGCCACGCCGCACAGGGTCGTCGGTGGCCTCCCGCGCGATCGCTATTCGATACCGCTGTTCTACAATCCCGCGTTCGATGCGGTGGTCGCGCCGGTGCCGACCTGCGCACGGGCTGATGGTTCGGCGGGTTTCGCACCAATCCGCTATGAGGACTATATCGCCGGCTATCTCGCCTCGGTCTACGCGCATCAGGCTCGCGCCGCCGCGCGGGAACAATCCGCTCAACATGCTTAG
- a CDS encoding alpha/beta fold hydrolase, whose amino-acid sequence MIARDGFVQVEGRRIHYLEAGEGQPLVLLHSGGGSAYEFEHVIAPLSEHHRVIAWDMPGHGDSDPLLRHMTIAGHDEALAGLIAALGLADVILAGVSIGGYIAMHHAVTRPAGLSRVVLAEAPLRDSAWYDANWPMFEAMCAIPDTPFDALAKRIRALTPDLHRRWNIDRNKCGSWTLVDLGWAVRDFDAAGTYAAGSVPATVVIGGNGPTLADRAKFEALRPDAALIVLPGCGHFPMLDDPAAFVEAVLRGAADGEGATD is encoded by the coding sequence ATGATCGCGCGTGACGGTTTCGTCCAGGTCGAAGGGCGTCGCATCCACTACCTTGAAGCCGGTGAAGGTCAGCCGTTGGTCCTGCTGCACAGCGGCGGCGGATCGGCCTACGAGTTCGAACATGTGATCGCACCACTGAGCGAGCATCACCGGGTGATTGCATGGGACATGCCGGGTCACGGTGATTCCGATCCGCTGCTGCGCCATATGACGATCGCCGGTCACGACGAAGCCCTTGCGGGTCTGATCGCCGCCCTCGGTCTCGCCGACGTGATCCTGGCCGGCGTCTCGATCGGTGGCTACATCGCCATGCATCACGCGGTCACCCGACCGGCCGGCCTGTCGCGCGTCGTCCTGGCGGAAGCGCCGCTGCGCGATTCCGCCTGGTATGACGCCAACTGGCCGATGTTCGAGGCGATGTGCGCCATCCCCGACACGCCGTTTGACGCGCTGGCCAAACGCATCCGCGCGCTCACCCCGGATCTGCATCGTCGCTGGAACATCGATCGTAACAAATGCGGAAGCTGGACGCTGGTCGATCTCGGCTGGGCGGTGCGCGATTTCGATGCCGCCGGCACCTATGCGGCAGGCTCGGTTCCGGCCACCGTGGTCATCGGCGGCAACGGGCCTACCCTGGCCGACAGGGCGAAATTCGAGGCACTTCGCCCGGACGCCGCTCTGATCGTACTGCCCGGGTGCGGCCATTTCCCCATGCTCGACGATCCGGCCGCCTTCGTCGAGGCAGTGTTGCGGGGCGCGGCCGATGGCGAAGGCGCAACCGACTGA
- a CDS encoding DUF1330 domain-containing protein, with translation MAKAYWIGRSHVVDPDGYAEYARRAGEASALLFPTMGARFLARGGRQIVLEGGSTFERHVLVEFPDVATAVRFHQSPEYRAAAAYRLGGAGINELVVVEGPDDMSGSVSE, from the coding sequence ATGGCTAAAGCCTATTGGATCGGCCGGTCCCATGTCGTGGACCCCGATGGCTACGCCGAATATGCCCGCCGCGCCGGCGAGGCGAGCGCCCTGCTGTTTCCGACGATGGGCGCCCGTTTTCTCGCGCGCGGCGGACGGCAGATCGTGCTGGAAGGCGGTTCCACCTTCGAACGACATGTCCTCGTCGAGTTTCCCGATGTGGCGACCGCCGTGCGCTTCCATCAATCGCCCGAATATCGCGCCGCGGCGGCCTATCGCCTTGGCGGCGCGGGGATCAACGAACTGGTCGTTGTCGAAGGACCGGACGACATGAGCGGGAGTGTATCCGAATGA